The following nucleotide sequence is from Cicer arietinum cultivar CDC Frontier isolate Library 1 chromosome 2, Cicar.CDCFrontier_v2.0, whole genome shotgun sequence.
TCAATTAACAGATAAATTTTTCAGcaacaagtgatatttttaacaaaactgatccgatattaaatttttcgtaacgtaaataaattattctttgacaaataattttaaacgggtctcaatatatatatatatatatactgtatatatacacacacacacacacacacacatatatatatatatatatatatatatatatatatatatatatatttatacacatatattaaatatattacaaactttaacaaaatatgtttttggtacttaattcccaaaataaagtaaaattgagATAAACGTCACAATAATTCAAcacaaaaatatactaaaatagcataaattagcatttaaaactaagggtcttacattactaccccgtAAAATTATTTCATCCTCGAAACAACACATCGATAAACAACtcagggtgttgttccctcatcttgctctctaATTCCCAACTCGCATCTCCAGTAGttgggttccaaattaccttgaccaacgaaacatccttgttcCTTAATCGTTTAATCTTTCTATCATCAATTCTTACAGGTAATACTTCGAACGACAAGTTATCCTTTAGTTGAATTGTGTCCAGTTTGATCACATGTGACATATCTGTAAGGTATTTCCttaactgcgacacatgaaataCGTCGTGAATTTTGGACAGTATTGGAGGAAATGCAATTcgataagcaacaggtccaattcgtgcagaaatcttaTGTGGTCTAATGAATTTCAGAGTCAATTTCTTCGATTTCATAGCTTTGTgaactccagtagtaggtgtgactctcagaaacaCATGATCCCCCTGCTCGAATTCCAAaggtctgcgacgcttgtccgcatgACTCCTCTGACGATCCTATGAGgccttcattttctcttttatcttcttgaccTTATTTGTAGTCTGTTTACCATCTCAGatcctacaatcatactttcaccgtccttataccaacgcAAAGGCGTTTGAAACTTGCGTTCATacaaagcctcatatggtgccattccaatacttgtatggaaactattgttgtaggtaaactcaaCCAACAGAAGTACATCaccccaacttcctctatcatctaatacacatgctctcaatacATCaccccaacttcctctatcatctaatacacatgctctcaattTGGACACctatttttagctttttagtttggtattttaaaagctctttatagcttagattaatatttttagcttatttataaactttgggtcaaatttgaattataatttcattatttgtattttgactctttctcactctgtaggtcataacttgagctctggatatcaaATTGGCGCATATGAGAAGGCAttggaaagataaaaatctgagctacaacttttatgttggaagaaaagaccaattctgAACTTTATGGGGCCTAAATTtcagatttcgtaatctggaattttttaataattttaattagcaagtcacttgtttttaaaccctaaaccctaaagcccaacatcaagtactatatattagcagttttgtttcttttctacggacggaaaaattaggattcaaattgctacaagaaataaacagtttttattttaatttcatggaaggctaattttataagattaatccacgagtttagagtttcatcaacaccttgagatccAGGTTACATTGTCAATatcgattcatgattctattcttgtttatttgattatattgatattttgattgcttaaattgaatttcaataggattgattaaatttatttgacataatttggttttggtttttaatttaattgaattataatttagcGACGCTTGatcattaattgtaatattttaatgattgtgatgcttaatccaataaAAGAAATCACTTTCACATatgattgattacgcttgtttgattaattctatagtcaaataagaatagaatcacaaattagaaattaaactcattgatagaatctgtgataggtctgaaactcgaataagtgggttaattgttttgctcattTGTTaagtaaaaaatctaaaaaaccccttttaaatttcaattttcaattcggttattatcattatatcagaagtccttgcaaaatgattcgagttattacctctatttacactttatcaattgtatttgacccatgTGCGACAGCGAATCAGTCTTCCAATGACTGATTTGTTCTCTCAGTTTGTCCGTCcatttgtggatggtaagctgaactcaatcttagttttgttcccaacgcttcatgcAATGATCCCTAAAAAGTGCGACGTGAATTTCGGGTCATGATCtaatacaatactcgatggtactccgtgtaatctcacaatctcagcaatgtagatctctgttagcttATCTACCTTATAGATGGTCTTTACTGGTAAAAAGTGTGCGAATTTAGTaaatcgatccactatcacccatatagaatcattctttctccttgctTTCGGAAACCCAGTTATAAagtccatgg
It contains:
- the LOC101498585 gene encoding uncharacterized protein, producing MAPYEALYERKFQTPLRWYKDGESMIVGSEMGDHVFLRVTPTTGVHKAMKSKKLTLKFIRPHKISARIGPVAYRIAFPPILSKIHDVFHVSQLRKYLTDMSHVIKLDTIQLKDNLSFEVLPVRIDDRKIKRLRNKDVSLVKVIWNPTTGDASWELESKMREQHPELFIDVLFRG